A genomic stretch from Telmatocola sphagniphila includes:
- a CDS encoding ABC transporter ATP-binding protein — protein MRRTPMIQLDSVTIQYGPIRAVDTVSLDVEAGEIFGLLGPNGSGKSSTLAAIAGILRPVSGRIRIQQHCIRDKAEVCARQIGFVPQEIALYEELSVWENLRFFGELYGLSGRFLHQRMEISLHTVQMMPRAQQSVGTLSGGLQRRVNLACALLHDPAVLLLDEPCVALDPCSREVLFNTLSSLRQQGKAIILTTHHLEDAEQWCDRVGVLLQGKLIALDRPARLFHEIPHKTVVLGQLRLHLAEQLEQIARSRLGKDIAFEVWGKQIRIEAPSQELMGRALATLCTTGIELESFRTPPARLDRILEESAAAATEPAILPFPTEKGEAWAA, from the coding sequence ATGCGCCGCACCCCGATGATACAGCTCGATAGTGTCACCATCCAATATGGCCCGATCCGGGCAGTCGATACCGTTTCGCTCGATGTCGAAGCCGGTGAGATTTTTGGCTTGCTGGGACCCAACGGATCGGGGAAAAGTTCGACACTCGCCGCCATTGCCGGCATTCTGCGGCCGGTGTCCGGCCGCATTCGCATCCAGCAGCATTGCATCCGAGACAAAGCGGAAGTCTGCGCCCGGCAGATCGGCTTCGTACCTCAGGAAATCGCACTTTATGAAGAGCTCTCCGTCTGGGAGAATTTGCGATTTTTCGGCGAACTCTACGGCCTTTCCGGTCGCTTCTTGCATCAAAGAATGGAAATTTCTCTGCACACCGTTCAAATGATGCCGCGAGCCCAACAATCCGTCGGCACGCTATCGGGCGGCCTGCAAAGACGAGTCAATCTGGCCTGTGCGCTGCTGCACGACCCGGCGGTGCTTCTGCTCGATGAACCCTGCGTGGCGCTCGATCCTTGTTCGCGGGAAGTGCTGTTCAACACGCTGAGTTCGCTCCGGCAACAGGGCAAAGCGATCATCCTCACCACCCATCACCTCGAGGATGCCGAGCAATGGTGCGACCGGGTAGGCGTTCTCCTTCAAGGCAAATTGATCGCCCTGGATCGACCGGCCAGGCTGTTTCACGAAATTCCTCACAAGACCGTGGTGCTGGGTCAACTTCGGCTTCATCTCGCGGAACAGTTGGAGCAGATTGCTCGTTCGCGGCTGGGCAAAGATATCGCCTTTGAAGTCTGGGGCAAACAGATCCGCATTGAAGCTCCCAGCCAGGAGTTGATGGGACGCGCCCTCGCTACTTTATGCACCACCGGCATCGAGCTGGAATCGTTCCGCACGCCTCCCGCCCGACTCGACCGGATTCTGGAAGAAAGCGCCGCCGCCGCGACCGAACCTGCGATCCTCCCCTTCCCCACGGAAAAGGGGGAAGCATGGGCCGCCTGA
- a CDS encoding ABC transporter permease, translating into MGRLNLLKSLILKDWRLFKADRRAMLLAFAMPIILASIFGLVFDRPSQGMSSSQVSVVLVIEQETPELALIQQDLENQPQLKLRRMNRREAEEELSHRRSSVAVVFRNDTEVEILHHPLCSVESRCVEGYLTEALMRRKTSELLKPLGISAEASFAQMLQIGHGTIPAGTTQQFNSYSHCFCGITLQYLLFWGMECGLLFLRERQRGIWKRLRAGPAPLWTLVISRIVSTAGIALLQILVTFGFGYLVFGVRVCGSWLGFLALVLAVGGLSAATGMVVAAVGQTEARARQFSILVILLISLLGGLWLPEFLLPYWVREVAQIFPTTWAMQTLDALTWQGMSLREVLGNLTVVWAFVFGLIFLALWRLHVIETRRLKGFA; encoded by the coding sequence ATGGGCCGCCTGAATCTGCTGAAATCGTTGATCCTCAAGGACTGGCGACTATTTAAGGCCGATCGTCGGGCCATGCTTCTGGCTTTTGCCATGCCGATCATACTGGCTTCGATCTTCGGTCTGGTGTTCGATCGACCGAGCCAGGGGATGTCCAGCAGTCAGGTCTCGGTTGTGCTGGTGATTGAGCAGGAGACGCCCGAACTGGCACTGATCCAGCAGGATCTCGAGAACCAGCCGCAGTTGAAACTCCGCCGGATGAATCGTCGCGAAGCGGAGGAAGAACTGAGCCATCGGCGGTCCAGCGTGGCCGTGGTGTTTCGCAATGATACCGAAGTGGAAATTCTGCATCACCCGCTCTGCTCGGTGGAAAGCCGTTGCGTCGAAGGGTATCTGACCGAAGCGCTGATGCGCCGTAAAACATCGGAGCTTCTGAAGCCTCTGGGCATCTCGGCCGAGGCCTCTTTCGCGCAAATGCTGCAAATCGGTCACGGTACCATCCCCGCGGGAACCACTCAGCAGTTCAACTCCTACAGCCACTGTTTTTGCGGTATCACGCTCCAGTACCTGCTGTTCTGGGGTATGGAGTGCGGCTTGCTGTTTCTCAGAGAACGACAGCGCGGCATCTGGAAGCGGTTGCGGGCCGGACCGGCCCCCCTGTGGACGCTGGTGATATCCCGAATTGTTTCCACCGCCGGTATCGCACTTCTTCAAATCCTGGTCACATTCGGCTTCGGTTATCTGGTCTTCGGGGTTCGCGTCTGCGGATCGTGGCTCGGCTTTCTGGCGCTGGTGCTGGCCGTGGGCGGCCTCAGCGCAGCCACCGGCATGGTCGTGGCCGCGGTGGGACAGACGGAAGCACGCGCCCGCCAGTTCAGCATTCTGGTGATCCTGCTGATTTCCCTGCTCGGCGGGCTCTGGCTTCCGGAGTTCCTGTTACCCTACTGGGTGCGTGAGGTGGCTCAGATCTTCCCGACTACCTGGGCCATGCAGACGCTGGATGCGCTGACCTGGCAGGGAATGAGCTTGCGGGAAGTTTTAGGAAACCTCACGGTGGTCTGGGCATTTGTGTTCGGTCTGATTTTCCTCGCCCTCTGGCGGCTGCATGTTATCGAAACGCGACGGCTCAAGGGCTTCGCTTGA
- a CDS encoding thioredoxin domain-containing protein codes for MIRTTLLLLPLFLSGTALLVAQGQKEPPLISLKMEDQFERKQDLKNYQGSVVVLLFGDRKASDSNSKLGERLHVQFHPTAQGKSVEEARKAPVAPLQGLKEGQKSPEVFVLPVACIGKVPALVRSALRGQFERASPYVPVWMDFEDTMKTTFGIDAGVPNVIVIDARNRLRFKMTGEPDVKSYERLVQVVDYLRKESLK; via the coding sequence ATGATTCGTACAACTCTACTCCTCCTACCTCTTTTTTTGAGTGGAACGGCCCTGCTGGTCGCGCAAGGTCAGAAGGAACCGCCGTTAATCTCCCTGAAGATGGAGGATCAGTTCGAGCGGAAACAGGATCTGAAGAATTATCAGGGCTCGGTGGTCGTTCTTTTGTTCGGGGATCGCAAAGCGAGCGATTCGAACTCGAAACTGGGAGAGCGGCTGCATGTGCAATTCCATCCCACCGCGCAGGGCAAAAGTGTCGAGGAGGCCCGCAAGGCCCCGGTCGCGCCGCTGCAGGGATTGAAAGAAGGGCAGAAATCGCCGGAAGTTTTCGTGCTGCCGGTGGCCTGTATCGGTAAAGTTCCGGCTCTGGTTCGCAGTGCGCTGCGCGGCCAGTTCGAGAGAGCCAGCCCATATGTCCCGGTCTGGATGGATTTTGAAGACACGATGAAAACCACCTTCGGGATCGATGCGGGGGTACCGAATGTCATCGTAATAGATGCCAGAAATCGGTTGCGCTTTAAGATGACCGGAGAGCCGGACGTCAAAAGTTACGAACGGCTGGTACAGGTGGTCGATTATTTGCGCAAAGAATCTCTGAAGTAA
- a CDS encoding RNA polymerase sigma factor — protein sequence MMDSEPPAATSGKADFAELYNQHSRIVWSLAYSRWMDSDLASDIMQESFLRLWKYLEAGEEEIQNPRAWLLRVARNLAEDQGKSSFRRHGTQGPEVFNGLHGKQLTPDTIIEQQETFARLREELKLLPEADRDILVLRYALDAETDQIAEILGVQPSAVHMRLSRARQRLAEQLKAKGWNNET from the coding sequence ATGATGGATTCAGAGCCACCGGCGGCTACGTCAGGGAAAGCCGACTTCGCGGAGCTGTACAACCAGCACAGCCGCATCGTCTGGTCTCTGGCTTATTCCCGCTGGATGGATTCCGACCTCGCTTCCGATATCATGCAGGAATCCTTCCTGCGATTATGGAAATATCTGGAAGCGGGCGAGGAAGAGATTCAAAATCCGCGTGCCTGGCTGCTTCGGGTGGCCCGAAACCTGGCCGAGGATCAGGGTAAAAGCTCCTTCCGCCGCCATGGGACGCAGGGGCCAGAGGTCTTCAATGGCTTGCACGGCAAGCAATTGACCCCCGATACCATCATCGAACAGCAGGAAACTTTCGCCCGGCTGCGGGAGGAATTGAAATTACTCCCCGAAGCCGACCGAGATATACTGGTACTCCGCTATGCTCTCGATGCGGAAACCGATCAGATCGCCGAAATTCTGGGCGTACAACCCTCGGCAGTGCACATGAGATTGAGCAGGGCCCGGCAGCGACTGGCCGAGCAGTTAAAAGCTAAAGGATGGAACAACGAAACATGA